Proteins encoded together in one Kitasatospora albolonga window:
- a CDS encoding agmatinase — MSSTESPRGPVDSSRVPRYAGPATFARLPRLDEVGRADVAVVGVPFDSGVSYRPGARFGGNAIREASRLLRPYNPAQDASPFALAQVADAGDIAANPFNINEAVETVEAAADDLLDTGARLMTLGGDHTIALPLLRSVAKKHGPVALLHFDAHLDTWDTYFGAEYTHGTPFRRAVEEGILDTSALSHVGTRGPLYGKQDLTDDEKMGFGIVTSADVMRRGVDEIADQLRQRIGDRPLYISIDIDVLDPAHAPGTGTPEAGGLTSRELLEILRGLSSCHLVSADLVEVAPAYDHAEITSVAASHTAYELTTIMSRQIAAEKAAGDAR, encoded by the coding sequence ATGAGCAGCACCGAATCGCCGCGCGGCCCCGTCGACTCCTCCCGCGTCCCGCGGTACGCCGGACCCGCGACGTTCGCCCGGCTGCCCCGGCTCGACGAGGTCGGGCGGGCCGATGTCGCCGTCGTCGGTGTGCCCTTCGACAGCGGGGTCTCCTACCGGCCCGGCGCCCGCTTCGGCGGCAACGCGATCCGTGAGGCGTCCCGGCTGCTGCGCCCGTACAACCCGGCCCAGGACGCCTCCCCGTTCGCCCTCGCGCAGGTCGCGGACGCCGGGGACATCGCGGCCAACCCGTTCAACATCAACGAGGCCGTCGAGACCGTCGAGGCCGCCGCCGACGACCTGCTGGACACCGGCGCCCGCCTGATGACCCTCGGCGGCGACCACACCATCGCCCTGCCCCTCCTGCGCTCCGTCGCCAAGAAGCACGGGCCCGTCGCCCTGCTCCACTTCGACGCGCACCTGGACACCTGGGACACCTACTTCGGCGCCGAGTACACCCACGGCACCCCGTTCCGCCGGGCCGTTGAGGAAGGCATCCTCGACACCTCCGCCCTCTCCCACGTCGGCACCCGCGGCCCGCTCTACGGCAAGCAGGACCTGACCGACGACGAGAAGATGGGCTTCGGCATCGTCACCTCCGCCGACGTCATGCGGCGCGGCGTCGACGAGATCGCCGACCAGCTGCGCCAGCGCATCGGGGACCGGCCGCTCTACATCTCCATCGACATCGACGTCCTGGACCCGGCGCACGCCCCTGGCACCGGCACCCCCGAGGCCGGCGGCCTCACCTCGCGCGAGCTGCTGGAGATCCTGCGCGGGCTCTCCTCCTGCCACCTGGTCTCCGCCGACCTGGTCGAGGTGGCGCCCGCGTACGACCACGCCGAGATCACCTCCGTGGCCGCCTCCCACACCGCGTACGAGCTGACGACGATCATGTCCCGCCAGATCGCGGCGGAGAAGGCCGCCGGGGACGCCCGGTGA
- a CDS encoding acetolactate synthase, translating into MSHDHDDRPQLSPAQAAAVLTPPPGRTGGDLVVESLQGLGATTVFGLPGQHALGMFDALRRSSLRYVGLRVENNAGFAADAYGRITGEVAPLLLSTGPGALTSLAALQEAASASAPVLAIASQVPTAGLGGGRHGYLHELRDQQASVRDIVKSVHTVRAASQIPSAIAAAWESALTAPHGPVWVEIPQDVLLAETTLPVVSAMDATPRELYPRPELTIAAAHLLSNAERPVIIAGGGVVRSDASGKLRALAERIDAPVVTTFGGKGAFPWEHPLSLRSWLEDRHTTDFLEDADVLLVVGSGLGELSSNYHTFRPRGRVIQIEADAGKLESNHPALGIHSDAREALSDLLEAVERREDPDAAERVRTVLEKVRVRIEAQDLTLEQQVLAAVRQALPDGSPSFWDMTILSYWAWSAFDARRPNTMHSAQGAGGLGYAFPAAIGAAAADPTTPVLAVSGDGGAMYSIAELATARQYDAPLTWLIVDDGGYGILREYMTDAYGETTGTELARPDFVALAESFGVPAVRTTPESLAADLGKALATPGPSVVVFPALLRMFEPTHL; encoded by the coding sequence GTGAGCCACGATCACGACGACCGGCCGCAGCTCAGCCCCGCCCAGGCCGCCGCCGTACTGACCCCGCCGCCCGGCCGTACCGGCGGTGACCTCGTCGTCGAGTCGCTCCAGGGGCTCGGCGCGACCACCGTCTTCGGGCTGCCCGGACAGCACGCGCTCGGCATGTTCGACGCGCTGCGCCGCTCCTCGCTGCGGTATGTCGGACTCCGCGTCGAGAACAACGCCGGGTTCGCCGCCGACGCGTACGGCCGGATCACCGGTGAAGTGGCGCCGCTGCTGCTCTCCACCGGGCCCGGCGCGCTCACCTCGCTCGCCGCGCTCCAGGAGGCGGCCTCCGCCTCCGCCCCCGTACTGGCGATCGCCAGCCAGGTCCCCACGGCGGGGCTCGGCGGCGGGCGCCACGGCTATCTGCACGAGCTGCGCGACCAGCAGGCATCCGTCCGGGACATCGTGAAGTCCGTGCACACCGTGCGGGCCGCCTCGCAGATCCCGTCCGCGATCGCCGCCGCCTGGGAGTCCGCGCTGACCGCCCCGCACGGGCCGGTCTGGGTGGAGATCCCGCAGGACGTGCTGCTCGCGGAGACCACCCTGCCGGTCGTCAGCGCCATGGACGCCACCCCGCGCGAGCTCTACCCGCGCCCCGAGCTGACGATCGCCGCCGCCCACCTGCTGTCGAACGCCGAGCGGCCGGTGATCATCGCGGGCGGCGGGGTCGTACGGTCCGACGCCTCCGGCAAGCTGCGCGCGCTGGCCGAGCGGATCGACGCGCCCGTCGTCACCACCTTCGGCGGCAAGGGCGCCTTCCCCTGGGAGCACCCGCTCTCGCTGCGCTCCTGGCTGGAGGACCGGCACACCACCGACTTCCTGGAGGACGCGGACGTCCTGCTCGTCGTCGGCTCGGGGCTCGGCGAGCTCTCCTCGAACTACCACACCTTCCGCCCGCGCGGCCGGGTCATCCAGATCGAGGCGGACGCCGGGAAGCTGGAGTCCAACCACCCCGCGCTCGGCATCCACTCCGACGCCCGCGAGGCACTGTCCGACCTGCTGGAGGCCGTCGAGCGCCGCGAGGACCCGGACGCCGCCGAACGCGTACGTACGGTGCTGGAGAAGGTACGGGTCCGGATCGAGGCGCAGGACCTCACCCTGGAGCAGCAGGTCCTCGCCGCCGTCCGGCAGGCGCTGCCCGACGGATCGCCCAGCTTCTGGGACATGACGATCCTGTCCTACTGGGCCTGGTCCGCCTTCGACGCCCGGCGCCCCAACACCATGCACTCCGCCCAGGGCGCGGGCGGCCTCGGCTACGCCTTCCCGGCGGCCATCGGCGCTGCCGCCGCCGACCCGACCACTCCGGTGCTCGCGGTCTCCGGCGACGGCGGGGCGATGTACTCGATCGCGGAGCTGGCCACCGCGCGGCAGTACGACGCGCCGCTGACCTGGCTGATCGTGGACGACGGGGGCTACGGCATCCTGCGCGAGTACATGACGGACGCCTACGGCGAGACGACGGGGACCGAGCTGGCCCGCCCGGACTTCGTCGCCCTCGCCGAGTCCTTCGGCGTACCGGCCGTCCGGACCACTCCGGAGTCGCTCGCCGCGGATCTCGGCAAGGCCCTGGCCACCCCGGGGCCGTCCGTCGTCGTGTTTCCGGCGCTGCTGCGGATGTTCGAGCCGACGCATCTGTAG
- a CDS encoding aminopeptidase yields MRKVLTGALSLAVLIGTVAATGASAGAATAAEPDAKSSGGAAAISAESSSKDIKDRILAIPGMSLIEEKPYAGYRYFVLNYTQPVDHRRPSKGTFQQRITVLHKDTSRPTVFATSGYHVSTNPSRSEPTQIIDGNQVSLEYRFFTPSRPAPADWSKLDIWQAASDQHRVFTALKKIYTKKWLATGGSKGGMTATYFERFYPKDMDGIVAYVAPNDVVDREDSAYDRFFRNVGTKECRDRLQGVQREALIRRAPLQKKYKEEAAAGGWTFTTTGSLDRSYEATVMDYVWAFWQYSHLSDCDQIPADARNATDEEIWNSVDGISGFSFYTDQGLEPYTPYYYQAGTQLGSPDIKQPWLGNLSRYGYQPPRNFVPRSIPMKFDRGAMRDVDSWVKNNARQMMYVYGENDPWGAEPFRLGRGAKDSHVFTVPGGNHGARVSGLVDAEKAKATAAIQRWAGVAPAAVQSDPAKAKPLAKFDTRLDQRNGEIERGDEVLRP; encoded by the coding sequence ATGCGCAAGGTGCTCACAGGGGCCCTGTCGCTCGCGGTGCTCATAGGCACAGTGGCGGCGACGGGAGCCTCTGCCGGTGCGGCCACCGCCGCGGAACCGGACGCGAAGAGCAGCGGCGGCGCTGCCGCCATCAGCGCCGAGTCGAGCAGCAAGGACATCAAGGACCGCATCCTGGCGATCCCGGGGATGAGCCTGATCGAGGAGAAGCCCTACGCCGGTTACCGCTACTTCGTCCTCAACTACACCCAGCCGGTCGACCACCGGCGTCCGTCGAAGGGAACGTTCCAGCAGCGCATCACCGTGCTGCACAAGGACACCTCCCGCCCGACGGTGTTCGCCACCAGCGGCTACCACGTCTCCACCAACCCGAGCCGCAGCGAGCCGACGCAGATCATCGACGGGAACCAGGTCTCCCTGGAGTACCGCTTCTTCACCCCGTCGCGCCCGGCGCCCGCCGACTGGTCCAAGCTCGACATCTGGCAGGCGGCCAGCGACCAGCACCGGGTCTTCACGGCGCTCAAGAAGATCTACACGAAGAAGTGGCTGGCCACCGGCGGCTCCAAGGGCGGTATGACCGCCACCTACTTCGAGCGGTTCTACCCCAAGGACATGGACGGCATCGTCGCCTATGTCGCGCCCAACGACGTCGTGGACCGCGAGGACTCCGCGTACGACCGGTTCTTCCGGAACGTCGGAACCAAGGAGTGCCGCGACCGGCTCCAGGGGGTGCAGCGCGAAGCGCTGATCCGCCGGGCCCCGCTCCAGAAGAAGTACAAGGAGGAGGCCGCGGCGGGCGGCTGGACCTTCACCACCACCGGTTCCCTCGACCGGTCCTACGAAGCCACCGTCATGGACTACGTCTGGGCGTTCTGGCAGTACTCCCACCTCAGTGACTGCGACCAGATCCCGGCCGACGCCAGGAACGCCACCGACGAGGAGATCTGGAACTCCGTCGACGGGATCTCCGGCTTCTCCTTCTACACCGACCAGGGCCTGGAGCCGTACACCCCGTACTACTACCAGGCGGGCACCCAGCTCGGATCGCCGGACATCAAGCAGCCCTGGCTCGGCAATCTGAGCCGCTACGGCTACCAGCCCCCGCGCAACTTCGTGCCCCGCTCCATCCCCATGAAGTTCGACCGGGGCGCGATGCGGGACGTGGACAGCTGGGTGAAGAACAACGCCCGGCAGATGATGTACGTCTACGGGGAGAACGACCCGTGGGGTGCGGAGCCCTTCCGGCTCGGGCGCGGGGCAAAGGACAGCCACGTCTTCACCGTGCCGGGCGGCAACCACGGCGCCCGGGTCTCCGGTCTCGTCGACGCCGAGAAGGCGAAGGCCACCGCCGCCATCCAGCGCTGGGCGGGCGTCGCCCCGGCGGCCGTCCAGTCGGACCCGGCGAAGGCGAAGCCGCTGGCGAAGTTCGACACGCGGCTGGACCAGCGCAACGGGGAGATCGAGCGCGGCGACGAGGTCCTGCGCCCGTAG
- a CDS encoding MarR family transcriptional regulator, translating into MGVEQSGPDHRLRDVAEAMRGVIELLEVYWTGAPDASSSVTVSAPQLRVLYVLERREGINLRQLGAELGAASSSVSRLCDRLEAIGFVRRSSSTASRREVELRLTAQGRAHLDRLRARREERLAAVLAQVTPASRARLVEAVEAIRAALSAVRAEPEPSAPGHEERPAAPGRKHPPDGRGEHPPDGGAQRRRTG; encoded by the coding sequence ATGGGCGTAGAGCAATCCGGCCCTGATCACCGGCTCCGCGATGTGGCGGAGGCGATGCGCGGGGTCATCGAGCTGCTGGAGGTCTACTGGACGGGGGCTCCCGACGCGTCCTCGTCCGTCACCGTGTCGGCCCCGCAGCTCCGGGTCCTGTACGTGCTCGAACGCCGTGAGGGGATCAATCTGCGCCAGCTGGGCGCGGAGCTCGGGGCCGCGTCCTCCTCGGTGAGCCGGCTGTGCGACCGACTGGAGGCCATCGGCTTCGTACGGCGGTCCTCCAGCACCGCCAGCCGGCGTGAGGTCGAGCTGCGGCTGACCGCGCAGGGGCGGGCCCACCTCGACCGGCTGCGAGCCCGGCGTGAGGAGCGGCTGGCGGCCGTCCTGGCGCAGGTGACACCGGCCTCACGCGCCCGGCTCGTGGAGGCGGTGGAGGCCATCCGCGCCGCGCTCAGCGCCGTACGGGCGGAGCCGGAGCCGTCGGCGCCAGGGCACGAGGAGCGTCCGGCGGCCCCGGGGCGCAAGCACCCCCCGGACGGCAGGGGGGAGCACCCCCCGGACGGCGGCGCGCAGCGGCGGCGTACGGGCTGA
- a CDS encoding PRC domain containing protein, translating into MSENLWGYQPTAGHTVGTDLIGYKVEATDGSIGKVDKHSDDVTSSYLVVDTGVWIFGKHVLLPAGTVSRIDAGEKKVYIDLTKDQIKDAPEFDKDKHIGDADFHRTTGEYYGRHRRV; encoded by the coding sequence ATGTCCGAGAACCTGTGGGGTTACCAGCCGACCGCCGGCCACACCGTCGGCACCGACCTGATCGGCTACAAGGTCGAGGCGACCGACGGCAGCATCGGCAAGGTCGACAAGCACTCCGACGACGTCACGTCCTCGTACCTGGTGGTCGACACCGGCGTATGGATCTTCGGCAAGCACGTCCTGCTCCCGGCGGGCACGGTGAGCCGGATCGACGCGGGCGAGAAGAAGGTCTACATCGACCTCACGAAGGACCAGATCAAGGACGCCCCGGAGTTCGACAAGGACAAGCACATCGGCGACGCGGACTTCCACCGCACGACGGGGGAGTACTACGGGCGCCACCGTCGGGTCTGA
- a CDS encoding addiction module toxin RelE — protein sequence MDTPYVIEIEPEVRLWLMNLPYNDFLVVEHVAELLREHPTTLGEPYSRHLGDGVRELRFSLGRRGFATRIPYWLAPDRRIVLLTVFRKTRQRETAEVARAKRAKALCASEHQPAHDVFTRTADEEKEKR from the coding sequence ATGGATACGCCCTATGTGATCGAGATCGAACCCGAGGTTCGGCTGTGGCTGATGAACCTGCCGTACAACGACTTCCTCGTGGTCGAGCACGTCGCCGAGCTGTTGCGGGAGCACCCCACGACCCTCGGGGAGCCGTACTCCCGGCACCTCGGCGACGGCGTCCGCGAGCTGCGGTTCAGCCTCGGCCGACGGGGGTTCGCGACCCGGATTCCGTATTGGCTCGCACCGGATCGCCGGATCGTTCTGCTTACCGTCTTCCGCAAGACCCGGCAGCGGGAGACGGCCGAGGTCGCCCGCGCCAAACGTGCCAAGGCGCTCTGCGCGAGCGAGCACCAACCGGCTCACGATGTGTTCACGCGCACAGCCGACGAGGAGAAGGAGAAGCGGTAA
- a CDS encoding transcriptional regulator: MVSHARWKLARDEKVAQGIAEAPEVERRREEISLAFDLGQAVYDRRVALGLSQTELARRAGMKQPQVSKLELGGTVPTVPLLARLARAMDAVFRLELFGSSIRVTFTDLDGAPSEQAAPEPASTAAAEAEVDTGAERTAATG, translated from the coding sequence ATGGTCAGCCACGCACGCTGGAAGCTCGCCCGCGACGAGAAAGTCGCCCAGGGGATCGCCGAGGCCCCCGAGGTGGAGCGGCGGCGCGAGGAGATCTCTCTCGCGTTCGACCTCGGGCAGGCCGTGTACGACCGCCGGGTCGCTCTCGGCCTCTCGCAGACCGAGCTGGCCCGGCGCGCCGGTATGAAGCAGCCGCAGGTCTCGAAGCTGGAGCTCGGCGGCACGGTCCCCACCGTGCCGCTGCTGGCTCGGCTGGCCCGCGCCATGGACGCGGTGTTCCGGTTGGAGCTGTTCGGGAGCAGCATCCGCGTGACGTTCACCGATCTGGACGGTGCCCCCTCGGAGCAGGCCGCCCCGGAGCCCGCCTCCACCGCCGCAGCGGAGGCAGAGGTGGACACGGGCGCGGAGAGGACGGCGGCCACGGGCTGA
- a CDS encoding ABC transporter ATP-binding protein produces MTGAERQGWGRRLTGYAWRYRRNVLLALGSSLAGMAVMALVPLITKVIIDDVVTDRTRSLALWTGLLVGAAVLVYIATYIRRYYGGRLALDVQHDLRTDMYATITRLDGKRQDELSTGQVVGRATSDLQLIQGLLFMLPMTIGNILLFLMSLVIMAWLSLPLTLVALAVAPALWLIARRSKARLFPATWYAQGQAAAVAGVVDGAVSGVRVVKGFGQEDQETGKLREVGRRLFAGRLRTIRLNSRYTPALQAVPALGQVAMLALGGWLATRGEITLGTFVAFSTYLAQLVGPVRMLAMVLTVGQQARAGVERVLELIDTEPSMTDGTKELPADAPAGIEFDDVRFGYEDDRPVLDGFSLTVEPGETVAIVGASGSGKSTVSLLVPRFYDVSHGAVLIGGHDVRELTQASLRSAIGLVPEDSFLFSDTVRANIAYGFPDATQEQIEQAARAAQAHGFITELPDGYDTTVGEHGLTLSGGQRQRVALARAILTDPRLLLLDDATSAVDARVEHEIHEALKQVMAGRTTLLIAHRRSTLQLADRIAVLDGGKLAATGTHDELERTSALYRRLLTDPDELGGTSPGHRPVRAEADPDGGRALQQELDAEFDAERGITPQLWIRKEEERGASVAGMPATPELLAQVEALPPATDTPQVDEARAVRPEESYGLRRLLRGFGGALLLALGLVAVDAGMGLLLPVLIRYGIDEGVTQVSIGAVWAASAIALAVVLVQWVAQTGEIRMTGRTGERVLYSLRLKIFAQLQRLGLDYYERELTGRIMTRMTTDVDALSTFLQTGLVTAFVSVVTFFGIMVALLVLDIQLALVVFATLPVLIVGTFFFRRSSVKAYELARERISGVNADLQESVSGLRIVQAFGREHDGAARYAERSDGYRRARVRGQWLISVYFPFVQLLASVAAAAVIIVGAGRIEAGTLTTGALVAYLLYIELFFAPVQQLSQVFDGYQQATVSLGRIQELLREPTSTADPEEPMDVLSLRGEIAFEDVSFAYGDEEEALTGIDLHIPAGQTVAFVGETGAGKSTLVKLVARFYDPTAGRVTADGTDLRRLDMTAYRHRLGVVPQEAYLFAGTVRDAIAYGLPDATDARVEAAARAVGAHDMIATLEDGYLHEVAERGRNLSAGQRQLIALARAELVDPDILLLDEATAALDLATEALVNQATDRLAGRRTTLVVAHRLTTAARADRVVVMDQGRVAEDGTHDELLARDGKYARLWRTFIGEGVGEDEPAGV; encoded by the coding sequence GTGACGGGCGCAGAGCGACAGGGGTGGGGCCGGCGGCTGACCGGGTACGCGTGGCGGTACCGGCGCAACGTCCTGCTCGCGCTCGGCTCCTCGCTCGCCGGGATGGCCGTCATGGCCCTCGTCCCGCTGATCACCAAGGTGATCATCGACGACGTCGTCACCGACCGCACCCGCTCGCTCGCGCTCTGGACCGGCCTCCTCGTCGGCGCCGCCGTCCTCGTCTACATCGCCACCTACATCCGCCGCTACTACGGCGGCCGGCTCGCCCTCGACGTCCAGCACGACCTGCGTACGGACATGTACGCGACGATCACCCGGCTCGACGGCAAACGGCAGGACGAGCTCTCCACCGGGCAGGTCGTCGGCCGGGCCACCAGCGACCTCCAGCTCATCCAGGGGCTGCTGTTCATGCTCCCGATGACCATCGGGAACATCCTGCTCTTCCTCATGTCCCTGGTGATCATGGCGTGGCTCTCCCTGCCGCTCACCCTCGTCGCCCTCGCCGTCGCCCCCGCCCTCTGGCTCATCGCCCGCCGCTCCAAGGCCCGGCTCTTCCCCGCCACCTGGTACGCCCAGGGCCAGGCCGCCGCCGTCGCCGGGGTCGTCGACGGGGCCGTCTCCGGGGTCCGGGTCGTCAAGGGGTTCGGGCAGGAGGACCAGGAGACCGGCAAACTCCGCGAGGTCGGCCGACGGCTCTTCGCCGGGCGGCTGCGCACCATCCGGCTGAACTCCCGCTACACCCCCGCCCTCCAGGCCGTGCCCGCGCTCGGCCAGGTCGCCATGCTCGCCCTCGGCGGCTGGCTGGCCACCCGGGGCGAGATCACCCTCGGCACCTTCGTCGCCTTCTCCACCTACCTCGCCCAGCTCGTCGGCCCGGTCCGGATGCTCGCCATGGTCCTCACCGTCGGCCAGCAGGCCCGCGCCGGGGTGGAACGCGTCCTGGAACTCATCGACACCGAACCCTCCATGACGGACGGGACGAAGGAGCTGCCCGCCGACGCCCCGGCCGGGATCGAGTTCGACGACGTACGGTTCGGGTACGAGGATGACCGGCCCGTCCTCGACGGGTTCTCGCTCACCGTCGAACCCGGCGAGACCGTCGCGATCGTCGGCGCCTCCGGCAGCGGCAAGTCCACCGTCTCGCTCCTGGTGCCCCGCTTCTACGACGTCTCCCACGGCGCCGTCCTGATCGGCGGCCACGACGTCCGCGAGCTCACCCAGGCGTCCCTGCGCTCCGCCATCGGGCTCGTCCCCGAGGACAGCTTCCTCTTCTCCGACACCGTCCGCGCCAACATTGCCTACGGCTTCCCCGACGCCACCCAGGAGCAGATCGAGCAGGCCGCCCGCGCCGCCCAGGCCCACGGGTTCATCACCGAGCTGCCCGACGGGTACGACACCACCGTCGGCGAGCACGGCCTCACCCTCTCCGGCGGCCAGCGCCAGCGCGTCGCCCTCGCCCGCGCCATCCTCACCGACCCCCGGCTCCTCCTCCTGGACGACGCCACCTCCGCCGTCGACGCCCGCGTCGAGCACGAGATCCACGAGGCGCTGAAACAGGTGATGGCGGGGCGCACCACCCTCCTCATCGCCCACCGCCGCTCCACCCTCCAGCTCGCCGACCGCATCGCCGTCCTGGACGGCGGGAAGCTCGCCGCGACCGGCACCCACGATGAGCTGGAGCGCACCTCCGCCCTCTACCGCCGCCTCCTCACCGACCCGGACGAGCTCGGCGGTACGTCCCCGGGCCACCGGCCGGTGCGCGCCGAGGCCGACCCCGACGGCGGCCGGGCCCTCCAGCAGGAGCTGGACGCCGAGTTCGACGCCGAGCGCGGCATCACGCCCCAGCTCTGGATTCGCAAGGAGGAGGAGCGGGGCGCCTCGGTCGCCGGGATGCCCGCCACCCCCGAGCTGCTCGCCCAGGTCGAGGCCCTGCCGCCCGCCACGGACACCCCGCAGGTCGACGAGGCGCGCGCCGTGCGGCCCGAGGAGTCGTACGGGCTGCGCCGGCTGCTGCGCGGCTTCGGCGGGGCCCTGCTCCTGGCCCTCGGGCTGGTCGCCGTCGACGCCGGGATGGGCCTGCTGCTGCCGGTCCTCATCCGGTACGGCATCGACGAGGGCGTCACTCAGGTGTCGATCGGCGCGGTGTGGGCGGCCTCCGCGATCGCCCTGGCCGTCGTGCTCGTCCAGTGGGTGGCCCAGACCGGCGAGATCCGGATGACCGGGCGGACCGGCGAACGGGTGCTCTACTCGCTCCGCCTCAAGATCTTCGCCCAGCTCCAGCGGCTCGGCCTCGACTACTACGAGCGCGAGCTGACCGGCCGGATCATGACCCGGATGACGACGGACGTGGACGCGCTCTCCACGTTCCTCCAGACCGGCCTGGTCACCGCCTTCGTCTCCGTCGTCACCTTCTTCGGCATCATGGTCGCCCTGCTCGTCCTGGACATCCAGCTCGCCCTGGTCGTCTTCGCGACCCTGCCCGTGCTGATCGTCGGCACCTTCTTCTTCCGCCGCAGCAGCGTCAAGGCGTACGAACTGGCCCGTGAACGCATCAGCGGGGTCAACGCCGACCTCCAGGAGTCCGTCTCCGGCCTCCGTATCGTCCAGGCGTTCGGCCGGGAGCACGACGGCGCCGCGCGGTACGCCGAGCGCAGCGACGGCTACCGCCGGGCCCGGGTGCGCGGCCAGTGGCTGATCTCCGTCTACTTCCCGTTCGTCCAGCTGCTGGCCTCCGTCGCCGCGGCGGCCGTCATCATCGTCGGCGCGGGCCGTATCGAGGCCGGGACGCTGACCACCGGCGCGCTGGTCGCCTACCTCCTCTACATCGAGCTGTTCTTCGCCCCCGTCCAGCAGCTCTCCCAGGTCTTCGACGGCTACCAGCAGGCCACCGTCTCCCTCGGCCGCATCCAGGAGCTCCTGCGCGAACCCACCTCCACCGCCGACCCGGAGGAGCCGATGGACGTGCTGTCGCTGCGCGGAGAGATCGCCTTCGAGGACGTCTCCTTCGCGTACGGGGACGAGGAAGAGGCCCTCACCGGCATCGACCTGCACATCCCGGCCGGGCAGACCGTCGCCTTCGTCGGCGAGACGGGCGCGGGCAAGTCCACCCTGGTCAAGCTCGTCGCCCGGTTCTACGACCCCACCGCAGGCCGGGTCACCGCCGACGGCACGGACCTGCGCAGGCTCGACATGACCGCTTACCGCCACCGCCTCGGGGTCGTCCCCCAGGAGGCGTACCTCTTCGCCGGTACGGTCCGCGACGCCATCGCCTACGGGCTGCCCGACGCCACCGACGCCCGGGTGGAGGCCGCCGCCCGCGCGGTCGGCGCCCACGACATGATCGCCACCCTGGAGGACGGCTACCTCCACGAGGTCGCCGAGCGCGGCCGCAACCTCTCCGCCGGACAGCGCCAGCTCATCGCGCTCGCCCGCGCCGAGCTCGTCGACCCGGACATCCTGCTTCTGGACGAGGCCACCGCCGCCCTGGACCTCGCCACGGAGGCCCTGGTCAACCAGGCCACCGACCGGCTCGCCGGGCGCCGCACCACGCTGGTGGTGGCCCACCGCCTGACCACCGCCGCCCGCGCCGACCGGGTCGTGGTGATGGACCAGGGGCGCGTCGCCGAGGACGGGACGCACGACGAGCTGCTGGCCCGGGACGGGAAGTACGCCCGGCTGTGGCGCACCTTCATAGGGGAGGGCGTGGGGGAGGACGAACCGGCCGGCGTCTGA
- a CDS encoding NIPSNAP family protein: MITCVVRYTIDPEKITAFERFGKRWMELVQARGGTHHGYFLPAEGASDEALALFSFPSLAAYEEYRHRFGRDPEFIAADRIRDDSGCVLRYERTFMRPLLPGDLAAADTASASGTAAGEPEPLL; encoded by the coding sequence ATGATCACATGCGTCGTGCGGTACACCATCGACCCGGAGAAGATCACGGCCTTCGAGCGGTTCGGCAAGCGCTGGATGGAGCTGGTGCAGGCCCGCGGGGGTACGCACCACGGCTACTTTCTTCCGGCGGAGGGCGCCAGCGACGAGGCCCTGGCGCTTTTCAGCTTCCCCAGCCTGGCCGCCTACGAGGAGTACCGGCATCGCTTCGGCCGGGACCCCGAGTTCATCGCGGCGGACCGTATCCGCGACGACAGCGGATGCGTCCTGCGGTACGAGCGCACCTTCATGCGTCCGTTGCTTCCCGGCGACCTCGCGGCGGCCGACACCGCATCCGCATCCGGGACGGCGGCCGGAGAGCCGGAGCCGCTGCTCTGA